The sequence below is a genomic window from Thioalkalivibrio sp. ALJ12.
AGCTCGCGCTTGAGCACCCAGGTCTGCATCGGAAAGATCGCCACATAGGCGACCGTCTCCCACGCGGACTGGTGCTTGGAGAGCACCACATGCGGCCGCGAGGGGTCGATGTGCTCGGCACCGCGCACCCGGTAGTCCAGCCCGCAGGTGATGCGCAGCCACCAGACGTTGAAGCGCCCCCACTGGGTCAGGACGCGATAGCGCGCCGGGCGCGTAAGCGGCCAGATCAGCGGCGGGACCAGCAGGCCGAACACCAGCGTGGAGCCGATAAACCCCAGTTGGAACAGGAGGCCACGGATCAGGGGGAGCATGCGGCGGCGCTATCCCGTGGCCAGGCGGCCGATGTCGGCCACGGTCTCGAACGCGCGGCGCAGTTCGCGCAGCAGCGCCAGGCGGTTGCGCCGCTCGGCGGCATCCTCGGCCATCACCATCACCTGGTCGAAGAAGGTATCGACACGATCACGCAGGCCCGCCAGCTCGCCCAGTGCGTGCAGGTAGTCGCCATCGGCCACCGCCTGCTCGACGCCGGGACGCACCGCCTGCAGACCCTGGTAGAGCTGGCGCTCCTCGTCCAGCGCCAGGGCCTCGGGGTCGAGGTCGGCCTCGGCCTCCTCGCCGGCCTTGCGCAGCAGGTTGTGGATGCGCTTGTTCGCCGCGGCCAGGGCCTCGGCCTCCGGGCGCTCGCGGAACAGGCTGACCGCGCGCACGCGGCGGACGAAGTCCAGCGGGGTATCGGGCACGACCGCGGCCACCGCCTCGATGGTCTCGTGCGCCTGGCCCTGCTCCAGCAGGTAGCCGCGCAGGCGCTCCAGGATGTACTCGCGCACCGGTTCCACCGCCTGGTCGGCCTCCGGCACCCGTTCGCGGATCGGCTCGGCCGCGGCTTGCAGCAGCGGGGTCAGGGCCAGCGGCAGTTCGCGCTCGACCAGGATGCGCACCAGCCCCAGCGCGGCGCGGCGCAGGGCGAACGGGTCCTTGGTACCGGTGGGCTGCTTGCCGATCGCGAAGATCCCGACCAGCGTATCCAGCCGATCCGCCAGCGCCAGTGCCTGGGCCAGCGGGACATCCGGCAGCTCGGAGCCGGACTGGCGCGGCCAGTAGTGCTGTTCGATCGCGGCCGCGACCGCTTCGTCCTCGCGGTCGTGCAGGGCGTAGTAGCGGCCCATCGTGCCCTGCAGCTCGGTGAACTCGAACACCATCTGAGTCACGAGATCGCACTTGGCCAGGCGCGCGGCGCGCGCGGCCAGCCCGGCATCCAGCCCCATCAGGCCGGCCAGGCGCTGCATCAGGGCCTCCAGACGCACGGACTTGTCGCGCAGCGTGCCCAAGCGCTTCTCGAATACCACCGAGTCCAGCGCGTCCAGCCGCTCCTCCAGGCGCTTCTTGCGGTCCTGCTGCCAGAAGAATTCGGCATCGGCGAAGCGCGGGCGCAGGACGCGCTCGTTGCCGTCGCGCACCGCGTGCGGGTCGCGCGACTCGATGTTGCTGATCACGATGAAGTGCGGCTGCATGCGCCCGGCCTCGTCGACCACCGGGAAGTATTTCTGGTTGTCCTGCATGGTAGAGATCAGCGCCTCCTGCGGGACATCCAGGAAACGCGGATCGAAACCGCCGGTCAGGGCCACCGGCCACTCCACCAGCGCGGTCACCTCGTCCAGCAGGTCGGCATCGACCAGTGCGCGCCCGCCCAGGGCCTTGGCCTGCTCGTGCACCTGCGCCAGGATGTTCTCGCGCCGCGCCTCGAACGACGGCTCGACAAAGCCAGGGCTGCGCAGCCGCTCGGCGTAGTCGTTGCCGCGCTTCAGCTCCAGCGCACCGGGCTGGTGGAAGCGGTGACCATGCGTGGCCCGCCCGGCGGTCTGCTCCAGCACCGTCATCTCCAGCACCTCGGTCCCGTGCAGGACGACCAGCCAGTGCGCGGGGCGCACGAACTCGGTGCGGCTGCTGCCCCAGCGCATGCGCTTGGGCGTGGGCAGGGCCTCCAGCGCGGCCTCCAACATCTCCGGCAGCAGCTCGCCGAGGGCGCGGCCCGGCTGCATCTGGCGGAAGACCAGGTATTCGCCCTTGTCGGTGGTCTCGCGTTCCAGGCGCTCGACCTCCACTCCGCAGGAGCGGGCAAAGCCCAGCACCGCCTTGGTCGGCTCGCCGGCGGCGTCGAAGGCGGCGGCCACGGCCGGGCCGCGGCGCTCCTGGAGCTGGTCGGGCTGGCGCGCGGGCACATCGGGGAACAGCACGGCCAGCCGCCGCGGGGTGGCGAAGGCCTCGGGCGCGCCCGGTTCCAGCCCGGCCTCGCGCAGGCGGGTGGCCAGGCCCTGGGCCAGGGCGTCACGCAGGCGGGGCAGGGCGGTGGGGGGCAGCTCCTCGGTGCCCAGTTCGATCAGGAGTTCGCGGGCTTCAGCCATGTCGGGTCCAGTTCGGGTCCATCAGGGCCGCGCGGTCGGGCGCACGGTCCGGAAAAGGGTTCAGGCGGCGTCGGGCTTGTTCGCGTCGTCGTCGGCGCATAGCGGGAAGCCCAGGGCCTCGCGCGACTCGTAGTACTTCTGGGCGACGTTTCGCGACAGCTCGCGCACGCGCAGGATGTAGCGCTGGCGCTCGGTGACCGAGATCGCGCCGCGGGCATCCAGCAGGTTGAAGCTGTGGGAGGCGCGCAGCATCTGCTCGTAGGCCGGCAGCGGCAGGCCCAGCTCGATCATGCGGTCGCTCTCGTTTGCGTGCTGGTCGAAGGCGGCGAACAGGGCATCGCGATCGGCATGCTCGAAGTTGTAGGTGGACTGCTCCACCTCGTTCTGGTGATAGACGTCGCCATAGGTCACCGGGCGGCCGTCGGGCCCGACGGTCCAGACCAGATCGAATACGCTCTCCACCCCCTGCAGGTACATCGCCAGGCGTTCCAGCCCGTAGGTGATCTCGCCGGAGACCGGGTGGCAGTCCAGCCCGCCGACCTGCTGGAAGTAGGTGAACTGGGTGACCTCCATGCCGTTCAGCCAGACCTCCCAGCCCAGGCCCCAGGCGCCGAGGGTCGGGGACTCCCAGTTGTCCTCGACGAAGCGCACATCATGGGTGAGCGTGTCGAAGCCCAGGGCCTCCAGGGAGCCCAGGTAGAGATCCTGGATGTCCGGCGGCGACGGCTTCAGCAACACCTGGAACTGGTAGTAGTGCTGCAGGCGGTTGGGGTTGTCGCCATAGCGACCGTCGGTGGGACGGCGGCTGGGCTGCACATAGGCCGCGCGCCACGGCTCCGGCCCGATCGAACGCAGGAAGGTCGCCGGATGGAAGGTACCGGCCCCCATCTCCATGTCGTAGGGCTGCAGGACCACGCAACCGTGGTCGTTCCAGTAGTCCTGCAACCGGCGAATCAGGTCCTGGAAGGTGGGGCTGCTGCTGGACGGGGTGCGTTCGTGCGCCATGCGGGATCCCGGGTCAGGGCAAAGCGGACAGTATATCGGCCGGGCTCCGGCTGCGGCCACCGCTGAAGGCAGTGCAAGCGTCTTGCATGTGGCGGAGGCACGCCCATACTGAGGGCCTGACCCTGTTCGGGAGGGATGTCCTGAGCGACCCCCGCGCCAACTCCGAGGCCACGATCTCGCCCGAAAACGGCCGGCGCTACCGTGCCACGCGCCGGGTAACGGTCGTGGGCGCGGTGGTGAATGCCTTTCTTGCCCTGGCACAGCTGCTGAGCGGATGGCTGCTGAACTCGCAGGCGCTGATCGCCGACGGCGTGCACACCCTGTCGGACCTGATCACCGATGGTGTGGTGCTGTTCGCCGCTGGCAAGGCCGCGGCCTCGCCCGATCATGACCACCCCTACGGACACGGGCGTATCGAGACCCTGGCCACCGTAGTCGTCGGAGTGTTCCTCGCACTGGCCGGCCTCGGGATCGCCTGGGCCGCCGGACAGCGGCTGATGGATACCAACGCCGCGACCCCAGGGCCGGCCCCGGCCGCGCTCGCCTTTGCGGTGCTGACGCTGGTGGCCAAGGAGGGGCTCTATCAGTACACCCACCGTGTGGCGAAACGGATCGGCTCGCGGATGCTGGATGCGAACGCCTGGCATCACCGCACGGATGCGATCTCCTCGCTGTTCGTGCTGGTCGGGGTCGGGGCCGCGGTGGCGGGCTTCCCGTGGGCGGATGCCCTGGCGGCGCTGATCGTTGCCCTGTTCATCCTGCATATCGCCGGGCGCCTGATCGTGCGCAGCGCGGCCGAACTGATTGACACGGCACTGGATCCGGAGGAGGTCGCGCGCATCCACCGCACGATCATGGAAGTGCCCGGGGTGAAGGATGCGCACATGCTGCGCACGCGGCGGCATGGGAGCGACGTGGTCGCCGATGTGCATATCCAGGTCGCCCCGATGATTTCGGTTTCCGAGGGACACCGGATTGCCGATGCGGTGTACGGGGCCGTCACCCAGCGCCACGAGCGGCTGCGCGATTTTACGGTCCATGTGGACCCGGAAAACGACCAAGATCAGGCTCGAAGCTCGAACCTGCCCCTGCGTCCGGAGATCGCCGAAGCGGTGCGCGAGGCCTGGGCCGACACCCCGGAACTGGATCGCCTGGAGCAGCTTTCCATGCACTATCTGAACGGGCGCATCCACCTGACCCTGACGCTGCGCCTTGACGGGGCATGCACGCCCGCGGACCTGAACGCGCGGGGCGAGGGCCTGTCACAGTCGCTGCAGGGCCATCCGCGCCTGAAGGACCGGCTGGGTGAGGTGAAGATCCTCTATCGCCCATGCACCACTGGCGTGCAACAAAAGACTTGATGCACTACTGTGGTGCCGATGGCGCACGGATATTGTGCAGCCCGCCGCGTGGTACGGGCCTGATGAGTCCTGAACGACCGTCACAGGGCCAATCGATCGAACTGGCATGATGCCTGCATAGAACCGATTCAACGCCGGCCGGGCTCGAATCGGCGCGGCGAACCCAAAGACCAAGAGCAAACCTAAGGAGACTCCCATGTCCGCAGCCGACGTGCTGAAGCAGATCCAGGAAAAGGAAGTCCGCTTTGTCGACTTCCGCTTCACCGACTCCAAGGGCAAGGAACAGCATGTAACCGTTCCAGCCCATGACCTCGACGAAGAGTCGTTCGAGGAAGGCAAGATGTTCGACGGGTCGTCGATCTCCGGCTGGAAGGGCATCAACGAGTCCGACATGATCCTGATGCCGGATGCGGAGTCCGCGGTCATCGATCCGTTCTTCGAGGACATGACCATGAACATCCGCTGCGACGTGGTCGAGCCGGCCACCATGCAGGGCTACGACCGCTGCCCGCGCTCCCTGGCGCGCCGTGCCGAGGCCTATCTGCAGAGCACCGGCATTGCCGACACCGCGCTGTTCGGGCCGGAAAATGAATTCTTCGTGTTCGACGATGTGAAATGGGGCTCGGACCTCTCCGGCTCCTACTGCCGCGTGGACTCCTCCGAGGCCTCCTGGAATTCCGAGCGCGTCTACGAAGACGGCAACATCGGGCACCGCCCGGGCGTGAAGGGTGGCTACTTCCCGGTGCCGCCGGTCGACAGCCTGCACGACATCCGCTCGACCATGTGCGAAGTGATGACCGAGATGGGCCTCGTTACCGAGGTGCACCACCACGAGGTGGCCACCGCCGGCCAGTGCGAGATCGGTGTCGGCCCCGCAACGCTGACGCAGAAGGCCGACGAGGTGCAGGTACTGAAGTACGTGGTGCAGAACGTGGCCCACATGCACGGCAAGACCGCGACCTTCATGCCCAAGCCGATCGTCGGCGACAACGGTTCCGGCATGCACGTGCACCAGTCGCTGTCCAAGGACGGCAAGAACCTGTTCTCCGGTGACCTGTACGGCGGCCTGTCCGAGACCGCGCTGTACTACATCGGCGGCATCATCAAGCACGCCCGCTCGCTGAACGCCTTCACCAACCCGTCCACCAACAGCTACAAGCGTCTGGTGCCGGGCTTCGAGGCGCCGGTGATGCTGGCCTACTCCGCGCGCAACCGCTCCGCGTCGCTGCGCATCCCGTTCGTGATGAGCCCGAAGGCCCGCCGCATCGAGCTGCGTTTCCCGGACTCCACCGCCAACCCGTACCTGGCGTTTGCCGCGATGCTGATGGCCGGCCTGGACGGCATCCAGAACAAGATCCACCCGGGCGACGCGATGGACAAGAACCTCTACGACCTGCCGCCGGAAGAGGAAAAGGGCATCCCGCAGGTCTGCCATTCGCTGGACCAGGCGCTGGAAGCCCTGAACCAGGACCGCGAATACCTGACCCAGGGTGGCGTGTTCACCGACGACATGATCGATGCCTACATCGACCTGAAGATGGAAGAAGTCACGCGCATGCGCATGACCACCCATCCGGTCGAATTCGACATGTACTACAGCCTGTAAGGCATCCGCATCTGGCCCCTCGGGGCCAGATGCACCGGCCGCCGCGACCTTCGGGTCCGGCGGCTTTTTTTGTGCTCGGAACCTGGCTCGACCGGGTGTCAGCGATAGGGGTTGGGCTGGCCCTCGGGGGCCGGGTGGAAACGCTTGTAGGCCCAGTTGTACTGCTCGGGGCAGCGCCGGACCAGGGCCTCCACATGGGCGTTGATCGCGGCAGCGGCGCGGGCGAAGTCGCGGTCGGCAACCTCCGGCCCGGCCTCGATCTCGTGATAGCGAAACCCGCGCCCCTTCGGCAGGCGCTCGGCGAACAAGAACACGACATGGTCCTCGCGCCCACGCAGCAGGCGCGGCAGCAGGGTCATGGTCAGCGCCGGGTGGCCGAAGAACGGCGCATGCGTACCCGAGGCGCCCTTCGGGCTCTGATCCGGCAGGATGCCGATGATCTCGCCGCGATCACGTGACTGCTGCAGCACGCGCAGCCCGGAGCGGTCGGCCGGGGCCAGGGTCGCGCCGGTGGAGGCGCGGGCGTCGCGCACCCAGCGGTCGATCTCGGGGGTCTTGAACGGGCTGTACAGGGTGGCCATCGGCCCGTGGCAGGCGGCCTGCAGCCCGGCGAACTCCCAGGAACCCAGATGCGGGGCACACAGGAACAGCGCCCGCCCGCCCTCGCGTTCGCGCAGGCGGGCGTAGCGGGGCGGCTCGACCGCCAGTCGCTCGAGGGTTTGCGGCGTAGCCTGCCAGAGCCAGGGGGACTCGGTCAGTGCCCGGCCCATCGCCATCAGCGATCCACGCCCGACCCGGCGGCGCCAGGCGGTGTCCTTGTCCGGGAAACAGAGTTCGAGGTTGCGGCGGGTGATGCGGGCGGAGCGCGTCGGCCAGTACCAGGCCAGCGCGCCGAGCAACCCGCCCAGCGCATGATTTACGCGCAGAGGGAGGCGGGCGAGCAGGCGCAGACCGCCGGCGATCAACCGGTCACGCAGATG
It includes:
- the glnA gene encoding glutamate--ammonia ligase — protein: MSAADVLKQIQEKEVRFVDFRFTDSKGKEQHVTVPAHDLDEESFEEGKMFDGSSISGWKGINESDMILMPDAESAVIDPFFEDMTMNIRCDVVEPATMQGYDRCPRSLARRAEAYLQSTGIADTALFGPENEFFVFDDVKWGSDLSGSYCRVDSSEASWNSERVYEDGNIGHRPGVKGGYFPVPPVDSLHDIRSTMCEVMTEMGLVTEVHHHEVATAGQCEIGVGPATLTQKADEVQVLKYVVQNVAHMHGKTATFMPKPIVGDNGSGMHVHQSLSKDGKNLFSGDLYGGLSETALYYIGGIIKHARSLNAFTNPSTNSYKRLVPGFEAPVMLAYSARNRSASLRIPFVMSPKARRIELRFPDSTANPYLAFAAMLMAGLDGIQNKIHPGDAMDKNLYDLPPEEEKGIPQVCHSLDQALEALNQDREYLTQGGVFTDDMIDAYIDLKMEEVTRMRMTTHPVEFDMYYSL
- the glyQ gene encoding glycine--tRNA ligase subunit alpha; amino-acid sequence: MAHERTPSSSSPTFQDLIRRLQDYWNDHGCVVLQPYDMEMGAGTFHPATFLRSIGPEPWRAAYVQPSRRPTDGRYGDNPNRLQHYYQFQVLLKPSPPDIQDLYLGSLEALGFDTLTHDVRFVEDNWESPTLGAWGLGWEVWLNGMEVTQFTYFQQVGGLDCHPVSGEITYGLERLAMYLQGVESVFDLVWTVGPDGRPVTYGDVYHQNEVEQSTYNFEHADRDALFAAFDQHANESDRMIELGLPLPAYEQMLRASHSFNLLDARGAISVTERQRYILRVRELSRNVAQKYYESREALGFPLCADDDANKPDAA
- a CDS encoding cation diffusion facilitator family transporter; translated protein: MWRRHAHTEGLTLFGRDVLSDPRANSEATISPENGRRYRATRRVTVVGAVVNAFLALAQLLSGWLLNSQALIADGVHTLSDLITDGVVLFAAGKAAASPDHDHPYGHGRIETLATVVVGVFLALAGLGIAWAAGQRLMDTNAATPGPAPAALAFAVLTLVAKEGLYQYTHRVAKRIGSRMLDANAWHHRTDAISSLFVLVGVGAAVAGFPWADALAALIVALFILHIAGRLIVRSAAELIDTALDPEEVARIHRTIMEVPGVKDAHMLRTRRHGSDVVADVHIQVAPMISVSEGHRIADAVYGAVTQRHERLRDFTVHVDPENDQDQARSSNLPLRPEIAEAVREAWADTPELDRLEQLSMHYLNGRIHLTLTLRLDGACTPADLNARGEGLSQSLQGHPRLKDRLGEVKILYRPCTTGVQQKT
- the glyS gene encoding glycine--tRNA ligase subunit beta codes for the protein MAEARELLIELGTEELPPTALPRLRDALAQGLATRLREAGLEPGAPEAFATPRRLAVLFPDVPARQPDQLQERRGPAVAAAFDAAGEPTKAVLGFARSCGVEVERLERETTDKGEYLVFRQMQPGRALGELLPEMLEAALEALPTPKRMRWGSSRTEFVRPAHWLVVLHGTEVLEMTVLEQTAGRATHGHRFHQPGALELKRGNDYAERLRSPGFVEPSFEARRENILAQVHEQAKALGGRALVDADLLDEVTALVEWPVALTGGFDPRFLDVPQEALISTMQDNQKYFPVVDEAGRMQPHFIVISNIESRDPHAVRDGNERVLRPRFADAEFFWQQDRKKRLEERLDALDSVVFEKRLGTLRDKSVRLEALMQRLAGLMGLDAGLAARAARLAKCDLVTQMVFEFTELQGTMGRYYALHDREDEAVAAAIEQHYWPRQSGSELPDVPLAQALALADRLDTLVGIFAIGKQPTGTKDPFALRRAALGLVRILVERELPLALTPLLQAAAEPIRERVPEADQAVEPVREYILERLRGYLLEQGQAHETIEAVAAVVPDTPLDFVRRVRAVSLFRERPEAEALAAANKRIHNLLRKAGEEAEADLDPEALALDEERQLYQGLQAVRPGVEQAVADGDYLHALGELAGLRDRVDTFFDQVMVMAEDAAERRNRLALLRELRRAFETVADIGRLATG
- a CDS encoding lysophospholipid acyltransferase family protein encodes the protein MAERRHLRDRLIAGGLRLLARLPLRVNHALGGLLGALAWYWPTRSARITRRNLELCFPDKDTAWRRRVGRGSLMAMGRALTESPWLWQATPQTLERLAVEPPRYARLREREGGRALFLCAPHLGSWEFAGLQAACHGPMATLYSPFKTPEIDRWVRDARASTGATLAPADRSGLRVLQQSRDRGEIIGILPDQSPKGASGTHAPFFGHPALTMTLLPRLLRGREDHVVFLFAERLPKGRGFRYHEIEAGPEVADRDFARAAAAINAHVEALVRRCPEQYNWAYKRFHPAPEGQPNPYR